The segment tacccttctcatctctgtgcgtgttctaactctgtctgacagccccagcgctagcctagcttagcacagatcctggaggtaaccggctccatctagcctactgctcccaataagtgacaaaataatgtaaacatgttcctatttacatgttgtgatttgtatagtcacagcgtgtacaaataacaaggtcacatgagacacagccatcttctaactgtatacgtactgggaactatattctcagaaggcgaagcactgctaatTCTGCTAATTGGGTGGAGTGATTTGCTAGCAGTAGGATAGTTGGAGCTGGTTATCTCCagcatctgtgctaagctaggctagatggagccggttacctccaggatctgtgctaagctaggctagcggtgggtgcatcagacagagttacaacacgcacggagatgagaagggtatgtatggacttatctaactctgggggatacggggaataagacaagtcccaataagtcggcgtgttcctttaagccctTACACACaccaatatttaaaaaacaaatcattatATTTCAAATTAATGTAGTGAATACTAACGGCATCATACTGGCTACTGTAGTGCCTACTTACCTTTCACCTCAGTAGTCTGTTACTTACAATAGGACACATGCTATGCAGGTGGGGTTAGTAAGATTTGTTCCAGTTGCCACACATAAGCAATAGATCTGTTCACAAAATCTTTTACCATGACATATTAACATACAGTTATATAACACAGCCTATTTTAAAAAGCACCTTAACAACATGTACAGCTTTTGTGTTTCAGAGGAAAATTGGAAAACAGTTTCCCTTGTGAGTGTTACCGTTGATGTTGTCGCAGTAATAGAAGTGCTCATCATTGAGGGAAGGACAGGCTGACACCAGTTCCTGCAGCCCCACCTCAGTGATGAGGAGGCAGCCAGACAGGTTGAGATGCTCCAGGAAAGGAAGCCCTCCACGCTGCGACAGAGCCCTGAAACACACAATGCAAACTCATTATACAGGTACAGCAACGTGCACACAGGCACTGACAAGGAACACTGATAATCCAGTCTTTACCTAAAGAAAGATGAAACTGTTCACTATAGAAAATGGAATGCACAACACCATTCTTTAATAATCAGCATTTAGGTAATATTAACTGGATGGAAACCTAACTTGATGGGCAGAGCACACCTGTATTTCTACTTTCCATTTTATTTGGCCATGTGAATAAACACTCATACCTTATCTCGCCTAAACTGTGTACGTGAGAAAGGTTGCAGCTGGGAGGGGTTGACCAAAGGTAAGTGACAACAGTGCTTGTACAAATGACAGCACACACAAGTTATTACACCACCTTCGGTTTTCAACTAGCACTGAAAATAACTACACTTACCACTAAATGGTTTGAAATGGCAACCTGACAAAACCTGGTAATTTACAGCTTATCAAAGGTGACATCATGCATCTCACTACTTCACATCCATTTCTGAAGATACTAACCTCTCATAAATCCATGTAAACCCAGGTTAGTATTATGAAATTCTGCCATTTCAAGTGTTAAGGAAGTCTGTTTGTTGAAAAACAGCAGTGCATTATCTTTACCTTAAGCCCAAATCTGTGACTTGATAGCATCCAGAAAGGCTGAGAAACCTCAGTGAGCGTTTGGCCGCTGACTGGTCAGTCCTGTTTTGACGCCCCAGGCACTGCAGCCCCCCAAACGAGGAGCATTTAGTCCGAAACTCTGCAGTACTGCTTCTGGTGGTGCCCGACTCGCACCGTGGCCCAGTAAAAGTCCTGAGGGCCATGTCACTAGTCGTGCAGCAGGTGGAGTGACCACAAAACATTTCCCCAGACATTGCATACTGCTGATGCAAATAGGAGGCATTTGAGCCAGTCCTGTGCCCGcgcctcctgctcctcctgcaACAGCACGAGCTTCCCGCAAGCTGTGTCTCTACAAGGCTTTCTGCTTCAGGAAGAGACACCCCACCGCGGCGGCTCCAATCTGCAGCGTCTTCAATATCAGCAAGGTCTGAGGGGTCCAGGACCCACACTGGCGTGGGGGTGCAGTTAGCGCCCCAACGGCCAGTCCCCGGCTTGAAAATGATGGCCTGCCGCTTTCGTCCCACTGGATAAAGGTTCCTCTCTTCCACCAGAGTGATGGGTATTGAGGAACTTTTAAGAAGCTTGGCCCGTCGGTCCAAACGTTTGTCAAAGCAGGTGGAGGATGTGAGGTCACCCAGCCCAACTGACAGTTTCTTGATGGTGTGATCAGTAATCTTTTCACACCCCGACAAATCCAGGTGCTCCAGAGAGAGACAAGCCCCGAGAGACGCCCAGCTGAAAGAGGGAGGATAGCAAGAACATGGAGATACTGTAAGTGCGGAATTTCctgtacataaaaaaagaactgaCCAGGGTTGGTCCTGGGTAAATTACTTAATGGTATGCTAGTCATGACTTTTAATATTTACCTGTCAAATGCACTATCTGTAACATTAGTCTGGGTCAGGTCCAGGTGAGTAATATTGGGGCAGAAACTGAGGATCTGGCGCACCTGAAAACAGGATAAAAGTGTGACAATTCAGACTTCATAATCAGGCATCGTGCATTTACAGTGTCAAAATAAAGATTTTGCACTGCATACCATTTTACTAGAGACTGTAGAACTGTACGCCAAAACAATGGACCTGACGGACGGACCCACAGATGGCAGGAGGTTCTGGATAATCCCATGCAGAAGCCTCTTCTCTCGCTGAGCAGTGTTAATTGCCAGGGAGCCCTGTGTATGGTCCGACACAtctaaaaaagacaataaacaaGAACATGGATGACGCAATTTACTCAGTTTAGATATAGAACTCATTTTAACCATTACCTTCAAAGAATGGACTACCATGCAACACTGCAGGCCTGCCCATGACTTTTGATACCAGGGTTACTGAAGATACATTTTAGTAGACTTTTTTTAGTTG is part of the Perca flavescens isolate YP-PL-M2 chromosome 9, PFLA_1.0, whole genome shotgun sequence genome and harbors:
- the fbxl5 gene encoding F-box/LRR-repeat protein 5, coding for MAPFPDEVDVFTGPHWRMKQLVGLYCEKLSKTNFSNNNDFRSFLQSLCATFKEFKMHEQIENEYIIGLLQQRCCTVYNVHSDNKLSEMLSLFEKGLHNVKSEYEQLNYAQQLKERLEAFTQDFLPHMKEEEEVFQPMLMQYFTYEELKDIKKQVIAQHCSQHQWDCAAEVLKGFSLWSQAEELQKAFKYADHEKTDYELEKNRNSSTHISQLPTEIMLRLFHYLDPEDLCRCSQVCSSWSELAKTGSLWRHLYPVHWARGDYYSGPPGDLDQEPDDEWVKSRQNEGQAYQKWDEDADVDESDVSDHTQGSLAINTAQREKRLLHGIIQNLLPSVGPSVRSIVLAYSSTVSSKMVRQILSFCPNITHLDLTQTNVTDSAFDSWASLGACLSLEHLDLSGCEKITDHTIKKLSVGLGDLTSSTCFDKRLDRRAKLLKSSSIPITLVEERNLYPVGRKRQAIIFKPGTGRWGANCTPTPVWVLDPSDLADIEDAADWSRRGGVSLPEAESLVETQLAGSSCCCRRSRRRGHRTGSNASYLHQQYAMSGEMFCGHSTCCTTSDMALRTFTGPRCESGTTRSSTAEFRTKCSSFGGLQCLGRQNRTDQSAAKRSLRFLSLSGCYQVTDLGLRALSQRGGLPFLEHLNLSGCLLITEVGLQELVSACPSLNDEHFYYCDNINGPHADTASGCQNLQCGFRACCRSGE